One segment of Pyricularia oryzae 70-15 chromosome 3, whole genome shotgun sequence DNA contains the following:
- a CDS encoding clock-controlled pheromone ccg-4 — MKTVSVITLILGAGAAANAAAIVNAETLEARSEDAATLEARQWCPRRGQPCWKVKRAVDAFASAMHSNEARDVATTTSPSDGHLTARDLSHLPGGAAYNAKRSVNALAALLASTQYDPEAFYNDLYLDRYFDPDTSVDAKAVDEKPDAEAKTEKRDEEGGHLEARQWCPRRGQPCWKRDVEHDKRHCNSAGEACDVAKRAVGALLSAVEDSGADLAKRQWCPRRGQPCWKRDNVFEPVALGRRDVSDAEADVLTKRQWCPRRGQPCWKRSEISGLEARCYGPAGECTKAQRDLNAIHLAARDVLASLDFGRHLSSRLLDHS; from the exons ATGAAGACCGTCTCCGTCATCACCCTCATCCTGGGCGCAGGCGCTGCCGCCAACGCAGCCGCCATCGTCAACGCCGAGACCCTCGAGGCCCGCTCCGAGGACGCCGCCACCCTCGAGGCGCGCCAGTGGTGCCCCCGGCGCGGCCAGCCCTGCTGGAAGGTCAAGCGCGCAGTCGATGCCTTTGCCTCGGCCATGCACAGCAACGAGGCGCGCGACGTCGCCACCACCACGTCCCCCTCGGACGGCCACCTGACGGCCCGCGACCTGTCCCACCTCCCCGGCGGCGCCGCCTACAACGCCAAGCGCTCCGTCAACGCCCTGGCCGCCCTGCTGGCATCGACCCAGTACGACCCCGAGGCCTTTTACAACGACCTCTACCTCGACCGCTACTTTGACCCCGACACCAGCGTCGACGCCAAGGCCGTCGACGAGAAGCCCGATGCCGAGGCCAAGACCGAGAAGCGCGACGAGGAAGGCGGCCACCTCGAGGCCCGCCAGTGGtgcccccgccgcggccagCCCTGCTGGAAGCGCGACGTCGAGCACGACAAGCGCCACTGCAACTCTGCCGGCGAGGCCTGCGACGTGGCCAAGCGCGCAGTCGGTGCGCTCCTCTCGGCCGTCGAGGACAGCGGCGCCGACCTGGCCAAGCGCCAGTGGTGCCCGCGCCGAGGCCAGCCTTGCTGGAAGCGCGACAACGTCTTTGAGCCCGTCGCCCTGGGCCGCCGCGATGTCTCggacgccgaggccgacgtgCTCACCAAGAGGCAGTGGTGCCCGCGTCGCGGCCAGCCCTGCTGGAAGCGGTCCGAGATCAGCGGCCTCGAGGCCCGCTGCTACGGCCCCGCCGGCGAGTGCACCAAGGCCCAGCGCGACCTCAACGCCATCCACCTGGCTGCCAGGGACGTGCTCGCCTCGCTCGA CTTCGGCAGACATCTCAGCTCGAGGCTTCTCGACCATTCTTGA